The Medicago truncatula cultivar Jemalong A17 chromosome 4, MtrunA17r5.0-ANR, whole genome shotgun sequence genome includes a region encoding these proteins:
- the LOC120579897 gene encoding uncharacterized protein: MGSYVEGTPFQGFIIEEESTKKSKASISSLKDAQKVIQAGGSPSWGKLIELPENKRREGLGFCPSADLSKPKIVGEPIRGTFHSSGFIHAIIEDNPERVPRSFVTQGGSSHNWVAAEEEENEEIPDEISRLLEQERKIIQPYGEELEAINLGTEEDKKEIKIGASLEVSVKKRVIELLKEYVDVFAWSYRDMPGLDTDIVVHHLPLKPECPPVKQKLRRTRSDMALKIKEEVQKQIDAGFLFTSKYPQWLANIVPVPKKDGKVRICVDYRDLNKASPKDDFPLPHIDVLVDSTAKSKVFSFMDGFSGYNQIKMAPEDKEKTSFITPWGTFYYRVMPFGLINAGATYQRGMTTIFHDMIHKEIEVYVDDMIVKSITEEQHVEYLLKMFQRLRKYRLRLNPNKCTFGVRSGKLLGFIVSQKGIEVDPDKVKAIREMPAPQTEKQVRGFLGRLNYISRFISHMTATCGPIFKLLRKDQGIDWTEDCQKAFDSIKAYLLEPPILIPPVEGRPLIIYLTVLEDSMGCVLGQQDETRRKEHAIYYLSKKFTDCESRYSMLEKTCCALAWAAKRLRHYMISHTTWLISKMDPIKYIFEKPALTGRIARWQMLLSEYDIEYRTQKAIKGSILADHLAHQPIEDYQPIKFDFPDEEIMYLKMKDCDEPLLGEGPDPESKWGLIFDGAVNVYGSGIGAIIITPKGAHIPFTARLTFDCTNNMAEYEACIMGIEEAIDLRIKNLDIYGDSALVINQITGEWETRHPGLVPYKDYARRLLTFFNKVELHHIPRDENQMADALATLSSMYQVNRRNEVPLIHIRRLERPAHVFATEEVVDDKPWFHDIKCFLQRQEYPLRASSKDKKTLRRLSVNFFLNGDILYKRNFDMVLLRCVDKHEADLLMHEIHEGSFGTHSNGHTMAKKILRAGYYWMTMEADCYKHARKCYKCQIYADKIHVPPTALNILSSPWPFSLWGIDMIGRIEPKASNGHRFILVAIDYFTKWVEAASYANVTKQVVVKFIKNHIICRYGVPSRIVTDNGTNLNNKMMKELCDDFKIEHHNSSPYRPQMNGATPFSLVYGMEAVLPIEVEIPSIRVLMEAELSEAEWVQSRYDQLNLIEEKRMSALCHGQLYQKRMKQAFDKKVHPREFKEGDLVLKKILTFQPDSRGKWTPNYEGPYVVKKAYSGGAMTLQTMDGEELPRPSVIQINNIRAYGPSV; encoded by the exons ATGGGAAGCTA TGTTGAAGGGACGCCTTTTCAGGGATTTATCATAGAAGAAGAGAGTACCAAGAAGAGTAAGGCATCTATTTCTTCTCTGAAGGATGCTCAGAAAGTGATACAAGCTGGAGGCTCTCCCAGCTGGGGAAAGTTGATAGAACTGCCAGAGAACAAGCGCCGAGAAGGACTGGGTTTCTGCCCATCAGCTGATTTGTCCAAGCCTAAGATCGTTGGCGAACCGATCAGAGGTACTTTCCACAGCTCTGGGTTCATTCATGCAATCATTGAAGATAATCCCGAAAGAGTGCCACGAAGCTTTGTGACACAAGGAGGGTCTAGCCACAATTGGGTTGCT gcggaagaagaagagaacgAAGAGATTCCCGACGAAATATCTCGGCTACTTGAACAAGAAAGAAAGATCATTCAGCCTTATGGGGAAGAATTAGAAGCAATCAACTTGGGTACCGAAGAAGACAAGAAGGAGATCAAGATTGGGGCATCACTTGAGGTAAGTGTCAAGAAGCGAGTGATAGAGCTTCTCaaagaatatgttgatgtgttcgCTTGGTCGTACCGAGATATGCCAGGTCTGGATACTGATATTGTGGTACACCATTTGCCTTTGAAGCCCGAATGTCCGCCGGTcaagcagaaattgagaagaaccCGTTCTGatatggccctcaagatcaaagaggaagtgCAAAAACAGATCGATGCAGGTTTCCTCTTTACATCAAAATACCCTCAATGGCTAGCCAACATAGTGCCTGTTCCGAAGAAGGATGGCAAAGTCAGAATATGTGTTGATTACCGTGACCTTAACAAAGCTAGTCCCAAAGATGattttccattacctcatattgatgtacTGGTTGACAGCACTGCAAAATCCAaagtgttctccttcatggatggtttctccggttacaatcagatcaagatGGCGCCCGAAGACAAAGAGAAGACGTCTTTCATCACACCTTGGGGCACTTTCTATTACAGAGTAATGCCGTTCGGTTTGATCAATGCAGGGGCTACTTATCAAAGGGGTATGACTACTATCTTTCACGACATGATACACAAAGAGATTGAGgtttatgtggatgacatgatcgTCAAGTCAATCACTGAAGaacaacatgttgagtatttgctAAAGATGTTCCAACGGCTAAGAAAGTACAGACTTCGTCTGAATCCCAACAAGTGTACTTTTGGTGTTAGATCCGGAAAGCTTCTGGGCTTCATTGTTAGTCAGAAAGGTATTGAAGTAGATCCAGACAAGGTCAAAGCCATCAGAGAGATGCCAGCTCCGCAAACAGAAAAACAAGTAAGGGGGTTTCTCGGACGACTGAACTACATCTCCCGtttcatttctcatatgactgcaacatGTGGGCCGATATTCAAACTCCTCCGCAAGGATCAAGGGATTGATTGGACAGAAGATTGCCagaaagcttttgatagcatcaaagcGTACTTACTAGAACCTCCGATTCTCATCCCTCCAGTTGAAGGAAGACCACTAATCATATACTTGACTGTACTAGAAGATTCCATGGGTTGTGTGCTCGGACAACAAGACGAAACTAGAAGAAAGGAGCAtgccatttattatttaagcaaGAAGTTTACTGATTGTGAATCTCGCTATTCCATGCTCGAGAAGACTTGTTGCGCACTAGCCTGGGCTGCTAAACGTCTCCGTCACTATATGATTAGTCATACTACTTGGTTGATATCTAAGatggatccgatcaagtacATCTTTGAGAAACCTGCTTTGACAGGAAGAATTGCCCGGTGGCAGATGTTATTATCCGAATATGATATTGAGTATCGTACCCAGAAAGCAATCAAAGGCAGTATCCTTGCTGATCACTTGGCTCACCAACCAATTGAAGACTATCAGCCCATCAAGTTCGACTTTCCTGACGAAGAGATTATGTATTTGAAGATGAAAGATTGTGACGAACCACTACTCGGGGAAGGTCCAGATCCTGAATCAAAATGGGGTCTAATATTCGACGGAGCTGTTAATGTTTATGGTAGTGGAATTGGGGCAATCATTATTACTCCTAAGGGTGCACACATCCCCTTCACTGCCAGGCTAACATTCGACTGTACAAACAACATGGCAGAGTACGAAGCGTGTATCATGGGTATCGAAGAAGCCATCGATCTGAGAATCAAGAACCTCGACATTTATGGTGACTCAGCCCTTGTAATCAATCAAATCACAGGAGAATGGGAGACTCGTCACCCCGGCTTGGTTCCCTACAAAGACTATGCAAGACGATTACTGACCTTCTTCAACAAAGTCGAGCtacaccatattcctcgtgatgagaaccagaTGGCGGATGCTCTGGCTACTTTGTCTTCAATGTACCAAGTAAATCGTCGGAATGAAGTACCACTGATCCATATCAGACGTCTTGAGAGACCCGCTCATGTATTCGCCACTGAAGAAGTTGTTGATGACAAGCCATGGTTCCACGATATCAAATGTTTCCTTCAAAGGCAAGAGTATCCACTTAGAGCATCCAGTAAAGACAAGAAGACTCTAAGAAGATTGTCTGTCAATTTCTTCCTGAACGGGGacattttatataaaagaaacttCGATATGGTGTTGCTCAGATGTGTTGACAAACATGAGGCAGACTTATTGATGCATGAAATACACGAAGGATCCTTCGGAACTCATTCTAACGGACATACAATGGCCAAGAAGATATTGAGAGCAGGTTATTACTGGATGACAATGGAAGCCGACTGTTACAAGCATGCCAGGAAGTGTTATAAGTGTCAAATCTATGccgataagattcatgtgccgcCGACTGCACTCAATATTCTTTCCTCCCCGTGGCCATTCTCTttgtggggcattgacatgattggaagaattgaacccaAAGCTTCAAATGGACACCGCTTCATTCTAGTGGCTATTGACTatttcaccaaatgggttgaagctgCATCTTATGCTAATGTGACCAAGCAGGTGGTAGTCAAGTTTATCAAAAATCATATTATTTGCCGCTATGGTGTCCCTAGCCGGATCGTTACAGATAATGGGACGAATCTGAAcaacaagatgatgaaagaattgtgTGATGATTTCAAGATCGAACACCATAATTCTTCGCCTTacagacctcagatgaatg gggcaacccctttctctttggTATATGGCATGGAGGCAGTACTTCCCATAGAAGTTGAGATTCCTTCAATACGAGTTTTAATGGAGGCTGAATTATCAGAGGCTGAGTGGGTTCAAAGTAGGTATGACCAATTGAATCTGATCGAAGAAAAGCGCATGTCTGCTCTTTGTCATGGTCAGCTGTATCAAAAGAGGATGAAGCaggcttttgacaagaaagttcatCCCCGTGAATTCAAAGAAGGTGATCTTGTGCTCAAAAAAATCTTGACTTTCCAACCCGACTctaggggcaagtggacgcctaactatgaaggcccGTATGTTGTCAAGAAAGCTTACTCAGGCGGTGCCATGACTCTTCAAACCATGGATGGTGAAGAACTTCCACGTCCT TCTGTCATTCAAATCAATAATATTCGAGCATATGGCCCTTCTGTTTGA
- the LOC120580007 gene encoding LOW QUALITY PROTEIN: 3-methyl-2-oxobutanoate hydroxymethyltransferase 1, mitochondrial-like (The sequence of the model RefSeq protein was modified relative to this genomic sequence to represent the inferred CDS: inserted 1 base in 1 codon), producing the protein MVTAYDYPSAVHLDMVAIDICLVGDSASMVVHGHDTTLPITLDEMLVHCRAVARGAKTPLLVGDLPFGTYECSSNQAVDTAVRILKEGQMDAIKLEGGSPSRIVAXKAIVEAGIAVIGHVGLTPQAISVLGGFRPQGRNVASALKVVETALALQEAGCFDVGLECVLAPVAAAATTTLQIPTIGIGAGPYCSGQVSWPNIHVCLD; encoded by the exons ATGGTCACTGCTTATGATTACCCTTCTGCTGTTCACCTCGATATGGTCGCCATTGATATCTGTCTTGTTGGTGATTCTGCTTCCATGGTTGTTCATGGTCATGATACTACTTTGCCTATCACTTTAGATGAAATGCTTGTTCATTGTCGTGCGGTTGCTCGTGGTGCTAAAACTCCTCTTCTTGTTGGTGATTTGCCTTTTGGAACCTATGAATGTAGTTCTAATCAG GCAGTGGACACGGCAGTTCGAATTTTGAAAGAAGGACAAATGGATGCCATAAAGTTGGAAGGAGGTTCACCTTCAAGAATTGTTG CAAAAGCTATTGTTGAAGCTGGAATAGCTGTGATTGGGCATGTTGGTCTTACTCCACAAGCCATTAGTGTTTTAGGAGGATTTAGGCCTCAGGGTAGGAATGTTGCAAGTGCTCTCAAG GTTGTCGAGACAGCATTGGCTTTGCAAGAAGCAGGGTGTTTTGATGTTGGTCTTGAATGTGTGCTTGCACCGGTGGCTGCAGCAGCAACAACGACGCTTCAAATTCCTACAATTGGAATTGGGGCTGGTCCCTATTGCAGTGGACAGGTCAGTTGGCCTAATATTCATGTATGTTTGGATTAG
- the LOC25491939 gene encoding autophagy-related protein 8B, producing the protein MSKPSYKTKHSFERRQAEYNRIREKFSDRVPVIVEKAERSDIADIDKKKYLVPGDLSVAKFLFVVRHRIRLSEDKDIFGFVHNNQSPVVASALMSSLYEEHKDEDGFLYMTYNEEKPLDN; encoded by the exons ATGTCCAAGCCTTCCTACAAGACTAAACATTCTTTCG AGAGAAGGCAGGCTGAATATAATCGCATCAGAGAGAAGTTTTCGGATAGAGTACCT GTGATTGTGGAGAAAGCTGAGAGAAGTGACATTGCTGACATTGATAAGAAGAA GTATCTTGTCCCAGGCGACCTGTCTGTTgccaaatttctttttgttgtcCGCCATAGAATAAGGCTCAGTGAAGACAAGGATATTTTTGGTTTCGTCCATAACAATCAATCTCCTGTTGTTGCATCTGCTCTGATGTCTTCTCTTTATGAAGAACATAAAGATGAGGATGGTTTTCTTTACATGACATACAATGAAGAGAAACCTTTGGATAACTAG